A genome region from Vicia villosa cultivar HV-30 ecotype Madison, WI unplaced genomic scaffold, Vvil1.0 ctg.001168F_1_1, whole genome shotgun sequence includes the following:
- the LOC131633707 gene encoding uncharacterized protein LOC131633707, whose translation MVDLDEHSDDELLASLNPSVANRLMTRRKGKVISQSSPEKNAEAKSTVKYSIKKKSTSAGPIKSRVVAKSVGVCPSKSWSKVVPKKRKEREIVESESDVEGDVPNIPSMKTPTTSKLAASIPEIPIDNVSFHYASSSSRWKYVLQKRLAVERELAPNALENKEILELIQEAGLLKTVCNLPKCYERLVKEFVVNLTEYCGNIKSVDFRKVFVRGKCVSFSPYVINNFLARTNQAQPELEVTDNKVCQVITTKKVKRWPLKEKLTASKLSIKYAMLHKIGVANWVPTNHKSTISTVLGRFLYAVGTKAKFDYRTYIFDQTVKHAGNFSVKGPIAFPSLLCGIILTQYPSILNEHDVVCKRESPLAFHYKLFQGTHVPYIVMTSAETSKSGASTIKAEVITMLKETCKELEARKISLEKMISTLEMDENEEFADAVEMADEDEQEKEVEPEEDMEEEGTSPTDGSEKRSYANTSSGSDSGQ comes from the coding sequence ATGGTAGACTTAGATGAGCATTCTGATGACGAGTTGCTTGCCTCATTGAATCCTAGTGTAGCCAACAGGCTGATGACTAGAAGAAAAGGCAAAGTTATTTCCCAAAGTTCCCCTGAAAAGAATGCAGAAGCTAAGAGCACTGTCAAATACTCTATCAAGAAGAAGAGTACTTCTGCTGGTCCTATCAAGAGCAGAGTTGTGGCTAAGAGTGTAGGGGTTTGTCCCTCAAAGTCCTGGAGCAAGGTTGttccaaagaaaagaaaggagagGGAAATTgttgaatctgagtctgatgttgaAGGGGATGTCCCTAACATTCCATCAATGAAGACGCCTACAACTAGCAAGCTTGCTGCAAGTATTCCTGAAATACCTATTGATAATGTGTCATTCCACTATGCCTCCAGTTCCAGCAGGTGGAAATATGTGCTCCAAAAGAGACTAGCTGTTGAAAGGGAGTTGGCTCCAAATGCTCTTGAGAACAAGGAAATCTTAGAGCTAATTCAGGAAGCTGGACTATTAAAAACTGTGTGCAACCTTCCCAAATGTTATGAGAGGCTGGTCAAAGAATTTGTGGTGAACCTAACTGAATATTGTGGAAATATCAAGAGTGTGGACTTCAGAAAAGTGTTTGTGAGAGGTAAGTGTGTTTCGTTCTCTCCTTATGTGATTAATAACTTCTTGGCAAGAACAAATcaagctcaacctgagcttgaagtgacAGACAACAAGGTTTGTCAAGTGATCACAACCAAGAAGGTAAAAAGATGGCCCTTAAAAGAGAAACTAACTGCAAGTAAGCTGAGCATCAAGTATGCAATGCTTCACAAGATAGGAGTAGCTAATTGGGTACCAACGAATCACAAGTCCACTATTTCAACTGTTCTTGGAAGATTTCTGTATGCTGTAGGAACAAAGGCAAAGTTTGACTATAGAACATATATTTTCGACCAAACTGTGAAGCATGCTGGAAACTTCAGTGTTAAGGGTCCAATTGCCTTTCCATCCCTCCTGTGTGGCATAATTCTGACTCAGTATCCCAGCATTCTCAATGAACATGATGTAGTATGCAAAAGAGAAAGCCCCTTGGCTTTCCACTATAAATTGTTTCAGGGTACGCATGTTCCATACATTGTCATGACATCGGCTGAAACATCAAAGTCTGGAGCATCAACCATCAAAGCAGAAGTCATAACAATGTTAAAAGAGACATGCAAAGAGCTAGAAGCTAGGAAGATATCCCTTGAAAAGATGATAAGCACTCTGGAAATGGATGAGAATGAGGAATTTGCAGATGCTGTAGAGATGGCAGATGAAGATGAACAAGAGAAGGAAGTAGAACCTGAAGAAGATATGGAAGAAGAGGGTACCAGTCCTACTGATGGCTCTGAGAAAAGAAGTTATGCAAACACTTCAAGTGGGTCTGACTCTGGGCAGTAA